One window of the Colletotrichum destructivum chromosome 6, complete sequence genome contains the following:
- a CDS encoding Putative SGNH hydrolase-type esterase domain, SGNH hydrolase superfamily, whose product MGSNDPLRFRGSKPGQAIKPGTTLRILCVGDSITVGFLSDMDRGDGNGYRLKLLEDLSKDKVVFAGTETMNGTMPGGYFAAWSAMTIKFISEHVGPSLAQRPNIILIHAGTNDMNPDPNVSREGHDPKEAADRLGELIDKTVMACPDATVLVGMIIGCHDETQMRNIAQFRSLIPDIVKARQNAKKHVLAVDFSTFPMNALRDGIHPTNPGYRLMGDYWYDFITQIPAGWIQKPIGDDPRRSSELLHEKLTEKVTATWCQRIYQLVFGKTA is encoded by the exons ATGGGCTCGAACGACCCACTGAGATTTAGGGGTTCCAAGCCGGGCCAGGCAATCAAGCCCGGGACGACGCTCCGCATCTTGTGTGTTGGCGATTCAATCACCGTTGGGTTTCTCAGTGATATGGATAGAGGAGATGGCAACGGATACAGACTCAAGCTTCTAGAGGACCTGTCAA AAGATAAGGTGGTCTTTGCAGGAACAGAAACCATGAATGGCACAATGCCTGGCGGTTATTTC GCGGCTTGGTCGGCCATGACCATCAAGTTCATTTCAGAACATGTCGGGCCATCCCTGGCGCAGAGGCCAAATATCATACTCATTCACGCCGGTACGAATGACATGAATCCCGACCCAAACGTATCCAGGGAAGGACACGATCCGAAAGAGGCCGCAGATCGTCTCGGTGAGCTCATCGATAAGACCGTCATGGCGTGTCCTGATGCCACGGTCCTCGTGGGGATGATCATCGGCTGTCACGATGAGACGCAGATGAGGAACATCGCTCAATTTCGATCCTTGATCCCGGACATTGTTAAAGCTCGACAGAATGCAAAGAAACACGTTCTCGCCGTCGATTTCTCGACCTTCCCCATGAATGCTCTGAGGGACGGCATCCACCCTACAAATCCGGGGTACAGGTTGATGGGGGACTACTGGTACGATTTCATCACGCAGATCCCCGCCGGTTGGATCCAAAAGCCGATTGGCGATGATCCTCGTCGGTCAAGTGAGCTCCTTCATGAGAAATTGACCGAAAAGGTGACGGCAACTTGGTGCCAGCGAATCTATCAGTTGGTGTTTGGCAAGACAGCATAA
- a CDS encoding Putative peptidase S8/S53 domain, Fn3-like domain, immunoglobulin-like, PA domain superfamily: MRLRLLFWVATLGVAEATNRSRLGRRQDGAQNSIVNTKKFIVEAEPGTVLDDLSRKIEATGSRVLKSFDSDIFSGLSVESEIDNLDTLQNVGEVAQAWPVKTYRLAPVISQGSFGDDATAKNWSIHFSTGVDKLHEAGILGKGVKVAVIDSGVDYRHPALGGGFGPGFKVAGGYDLVGEEYDGSNEKNPDGDPLDSLGHGTHVAGIIAGKSDFYVGVAPEAEIVAFKVFGAFEGTDEDTLVEATIMAYESGADIITASIGRANGFSDGPWATVASRIVEQGVVVTIAAGNDGDEGPFYASTGSSGKEVLAVASVDTSRIPARPWHATFNLNGEASTTQLAYIPPVNRALWNTTGLPILPLGFDTSNPAEACSPLPDTTPDLSDVIVLIRRGTCTPYVKQTNVEKFGARHVLFYNDNSRPFELVANSAYKSQMALIDAKAGAAIIETVKAGGSVIADFTVPADGNWAVGFFDAAGGIPSQYTSWGGTYELEIKPDIAAPGANIYSTYLDGTYKVLSGTSMATPYVAGVAALYISKHGGRSVHGKDFAKKLSRRIISSGESLPWQLFEPQGLPTDFGFLAPVTQVGSGLLNASKLLDYKTSLSFDKFALNDTGSFSRYHKVEITNYDDSPVTYNFTLEPAGGFFAQGRTSGLLADILDVKPFSLVPTVTFPSGVFRVNPGESKEAQFNFMFPETVDEAKLPVYSGRIIIKGSNGETVAVPYMGAAFDLKIQMRGTMFPPSYPFQRSGPGSQDIDAYHTYAFNTSRAAQDFPKVNAKFKWGTKELRWDIFDKDYKESDWTYPPVVGENGYIGAATYSTYASSSVTFDPATMDREKVLPFPMRGIERTTTWSELTDRFWWLGKLANGSYIAPGNYMIRFAALTPFSNPEHSDNWDIWETPQITILPYTV, from the exons ATGCGTCTCCGTCTCTTGTTCTGGGTAGCGACCTTGGGGGTTGCGGAAGCAACCAACCGGTCCCGACTCGGCCGAAGGCAGGACGGTGCCCAAAACAGCATTGTCAATACTAAAAAGTTCATTGTTGAGGCGGAGCCG GGCACTGTTCTAGATGACTTGTCACGGAAGATTGAAGCCACCGGCTCCAGGGTTCTCAAGTCATTTGATAGCGACATTTTTTCTGGCCTCAGCGTTGAATCGGAAATCGACAATCTGGACACGCTGCAAAATGTTGGCGAGGTCGCCCAGGCTTGGCCTGTGAAAACCTACCGACTTGCACCTGTGATATCTCAGGGGTCAtttggcgacgacgccacTGCCAAGAACTGGTCCATTCATTTCTCGACTGGAGTCGACAAACTCCACGAAGCCGGTATTCTGGGCAAGGGCGTGAAGGTTGCGGTTATCGACTCAGGAGTTGACTACCGCCACCCTGCT CTTGGTGGCGGGTTCGGCCCCGGGTTCAAAGTCGCGGGTGGTTACGATCTTGTTGGCGAAG AGTACGATGGATCCAATGAGAAAAATCCTGACGGAGATCCTTTGGACTCACTCGGGCATGGCACTCATGTTGCCGGTATAATCGCCGGGAAGAGCGACTT CTACGTCGGTGTTGCACCAGAGGCAGAGATTGTTGCTTTCAAAGTCTTTGGCGCT TTCGAGGGCACCGACGAGGACACTTTGGTAGAAGCAACCATTATGGCATACGAGTCAGGC GCAGATATCATTACTGCAAGCATCGGTCGTGCCAACGGCTTCTCGGACGGGCCTTGGGCTACTGTGGCATCCAGAATCGTGGAGCAAGGagtcgtcgtcaccatcgcAGCCGGTAacgacggtgacgagggtCCGTTCTATGCCAGCACTGGATCGTCCGGCAAGGAAGTACTCGCGGTTGCTTCTGTCGATACCAGTCGAATTCCCGCAAGACCATGGCACGCAACTTTCAATCTGAACGGCGAGGCTAGCACCACTCAGCTTGCATACATACCTCCGGTAAACAGAGCCCTTTGGAACACTACCGGCCTGCCCATTCTCCCGCTGGGTTTTGACACCAGCAACCCAGCGGAAGCGTGCAGCCCGCTGCCGGACACGACGCCAGACCTCTCGGACGTCATCGTGCTCATCCGGAGAGGGACATGCACGCCTTACGTGAAGCAGACAAATGTTGAAAAGTTCGGCGCCCGCCACGTCCTTTTCTACAACGACAACTCCCGCCCGTTTGAACTAGTTGCCAACTCGGCTTACAAGTCCCAAATGGCACTGATTGATGCCAAGGCTGGAGCAGCCATCATCGAGACCGTCAAAGCCGGGGGTAGCGTCATCGCAGACTTCACCGTGCCTGCAGACGGCAACTGGGCTGTTGGTTTCttcgatgccgccggcggcatccccTCGCAGTACACCTCCTGGGGTGGCACCTACGAGCTGGAGATCAAACCTGACATTGCCGCCCCTGGCGCCAATATCTACAGTACATATCTGGACGGCACCTACAAAGTCCTCAGTGGTACCTCCATGGCAACGCCATATGTTGCAGGCGTCGCCGCTCTTTACATCAGCAAGCACGGAGGTCGTTCCGTTCACGGAAAGGACTTTGCCAAAAAGCTCTCAAGGCGCATCATCTCCAGCGGGGAAAGCCTACCATGGCAGCTTTTCGAGCCACAGGGCCTTCCTACGGACTTTGGATTTCTTGCTCCAGTCACTCAAGTGGGAAGCGGGCTCCTCAACGCATCGAAACTCCTGGATTACAAGACATCGCTGTCGTTCGACAAGTTTGCACTCAACGACACCGGATCGTTCAGTCGGTACCACAAGGTTGAGATCACGAATTATGACGACAGCCCAGTAACCTACAACTTCACACTGGAGCCGGCAGGCGGGTTCTTCGCTCAGGGAAGAACCTCTGGTTTACTCGCAGACATCCTAGACGTGAAGCCTTTCAGCCTCGTTCCGACAGTCACTTTCCCGTCGGGCGTCTTCCGTGTCAACCCTGGCGAGTCGAAAGAGGCCCA GTTCAATTTCATGTTCCCAGAGACTGTCGACGAGGCGAAACTACCGGTGTACAGCGGCAGGATCATCATCAAAGGAAGCAATGGCGAGACAGTCGCTGTTCCTTACATGG GTGCGGCCTTCGACTTGAAGATCCAGATGAGAGGCACAATGTTTCCTCCCAGTTATCCCTTTCAGAGATCGGGTCCCGGCAGCCAAGACATTGATGCGTATCATAC GTATGCCTTCAACACAAGTCGCGCTGCGCAGGACTTTCCAAAGGTCAATGCAAAGTTCAAGTGGGGAACGAAGGAGCTGCGATGGGAT ATCTTTGATAAGGATTACAAAGAGTCGGACTGGACTTATCCTCCGGTCGTTGGAGAGAACGGCTACATCGGAGCGGCGACGTACTCGACATACGCGTCCAGCTCTGTCACATTCGATCCTGCGACGATGGACCGAGAGAAGGTTCTGCCTTTCCCAATGCGGGGAATTGAGAGAACGACGACGTGGAGTGAGCTGACCGATCGGTTCTGGTGGCTGGGCAAGTTGGCCAACGGGAGCTATATCGCCCCTGGCAACTACAT GATTCGATTTGCCGCACTCACGCCTTTTAGCAACCCGGAGCACTCTGACAATTGGGATATCTGGGAGACTCCTCAGATCACAATCCTGCCTTACACTGTTTGA
- a CDS encoding Putative heterokaryon incompatibility gives MSRNQSPVEEVHDDPDGYEFQIALDQLSAGSTEALRLYLARKNGQDPATVSLRTTPWKPSTSEGTKLSFAGKLDDTRAPVDKDGAVVDEAREMPRVIFEDTEQPFGYKALDSEPRQFRLLRLAPPDEHGVTRQFQLETFSLTDAPSYFCLSYVWGDPDRFLGVNCNGEMISVTQNLFHALRTCFNRHPNSWLWADGICVNQEDIVERSQQVLLMGDIYRNASMVLAHPGHFSYVRKQPEEENAMRTVLADRLGSLGMQDMLSFGAETPAEEKTRVGEEKPYGIAEFALEPLDDAYDPGNIQGAISIMTYMTRVWSDTRRDKILSDLQWNEINLPDPGTESGREIWHNLVRFWTTDWYFRTWVLQEVILGAKVVVLYGTTAISLEAITEFWDLARQRGLPRPLRIGAYADIFNMVLHLSPVASFKILRDRREGLDNSPGNVEDDVKPLGGSPNQNDIGILTPINGNKNSKASDNPAAVKSSSLLELLCLTRNNLATDPRDKIYGLLGLTDDMLARSIVPDYSYDNTPAKVFIEVATRMVELGHAADLLHHAGIDQAVQGLPSWAPDWTMQSRSTLPVHLYSCLPDTSPTVSILNSDERPNLRVRGAVLARINTPGPAWRYYSHDPSSPPFSSFKNARETEIPPFNDEDARNFIFAFLSYAAEGSLEERYHPEGLNDALVRTLAVDCSWQNERIGARRPPQNVEETQATETAVGMSEAPATSASASASDAFFAGVDAFRRFYARGPDSEEDLKKPGIRLHQTHIFQWLLDFDQKVEADLQQRMVPFTVPFQEAQRGRRWAAIGTRGPKTTEDLARDAAKKAEDPSKHSYDTKALTDCFMGTVPWDAETEDYVVLFEGFRTPFVLRKSLEETTSNGKPVFNLIGDCYVHGAMDGQLMAWVDEMEEELQLCQVGKDAKGRAYAIRTPGGFASFEDFIIT, from the coding sequence ATGTCACGTAACCAATCCCCCGTCGAAGAGGTGCACGACGATCCAGACGGCTATGAGTTTCAAATCGCCCTTGATCAGCTTTCCGCCGGCTCTACAGAGGCGCTGAGGCTGTATCTCGCCCGTAAAAACGGACAAGATCCTGCCACCGTGTCCCTACGAACAACGCCATGGAAGCCGAGCACCAGTGAGGGTACCAAATTGTCTTTCGCCGGCAAGTTGGACGATACAAGAGCGCCAGTCGACAAAGATGGCGCAGTGGTCGACGAAGCCCGGGAGATGCCACGAGTTATTTTCGAAGATACAGAACAGCCCTTCGGCTACAAGGCCCTGGACTCGGAACCACGCCAATTTCGTCTGCTGAGGCTTGCGCCCCCAGACGAGCATGGAGTCACCCGCCAGTTTCAGCTAGAGACGTTCTCGCTCACCGACGCACCGTCTTACTTCTGTCTCTCATACGTTTGGGGAGACCCTGATCGATTCCTCGGGGTCAACTGCAATGGCGAGATGATTTCGGTGACGCAGAATCTCTTCCACGCATTGCGAACGTGCTTCAATAGACACCCCAACTCTTGGCTCTGGGCTGACGGCATCTGTGTCAACCAAGAGGACATTGTCGAGCGAAGTCAGCAGGTGCTGCTAATGGGAGACATATACCGCAATGCATCGATGGTCCTTGCACACCCAGGCCATTTTTCCTATGTTCGAAAGCAACCCGAGGAGGAAAATGCCATGAGGACCGTTCTCGCGGATCGTTTGGGAAGTCTCGGTATGCAAGACATGCTGAGCTTTGGTGCCGAAACcccggcggaggagaagacTCGCGTCGGGGAAGAGAAACCTTACGGCATTGCTGAATTCGCCCTCGAGCCTCTTGATGATGCCTACGACCCCGGGAACATCCAAGGAGCCATCAGCATCATGACGTACATGACGCGAGTCTGGAGCGATACCCGACGAGACAAGATTCTGTCCGACCTGCAATGGAACGAAATCAACCTTCCCGACCCAGGAACGGAGAGCGGCCGTGAGATATGGCACAACCTGGTGCGGTTCTGGACCACGGACTGGTATTTCCGTACCTGGGTGCTGCAGGAGGTGATTCTTGGAGCAAAAGTCGTGGTGTTGTATGGTACAACCGCGATCAGCCTGGAAGCAATCACAGAATTCTGGGATCTTGCGAGACAGCGCGGCCTCCCGCGGCCGCTTCGGATTGGCGCATATGCAGATATCTTCAACATGGTCTTACACCTGAGTCCTGTCGCTTCCTTCAAGATTCTCCGCGATCGACGGGAGGGATTGGACAATTCCCCAGGGaatgtcgaggacgacgtcaagCCCCTGGGTGGCAGCCCAAACCAGAATGATATCGGCATCCTGACCCCTATCAACGGAAACAAGAACAGCAAAGCCTCCGACAACCCAGCGGCGGTGAAATCATCGAGCCTTCTAGAGCTACTGTGTTTAACCAGGAACAACCTCGCTACCGATCCCAGGGACAAGATTTATGGGCTTCTCGGTCTCACTGACGACATGCTTGCTCGATCCATTGTTCCCGACTACAGCTATGACAACACTCCGGCAAAGGTATTCATCGAAGTTGCCACTCGTATGGTGGAGTTAGGGCATGCTGCAGATCTGTTGCATCACGCAGGTATCGATCAAGCCGTCCAGGGTCTGCCCTCCTGGGCTCCCGACTGGACGATGCAGTCACGCTCGACACTGCCAGTGCACCTGTACAGCTGTCTTCCCGACACCTCACCGACCGTGTCGATCTTGAACTCAGACGAGAGACCCAATTTGAGAGTGCGAGGAGCAGTCCTGGCCCGAATCAACACACCCGGACCAGCTTGGAGGTATTACTCCCATGAcccctcctcaccaccgTTCAGCAGCTTCAAGAACGCCCGCGAGACCGAAATCCCGCCTTTCAACGACGAGGATGCTAGGAACTTTATTTTCGCATTCTTGTCGTATGCTGCTGAAGGAAGTCTCGAGGAAAGATACCACCCAGAGGGGCTTAACGACGCGCTGGTGCGGACGTTGGCTGTAGATTGTTCGTGGCAAAACGAGAGAATCGGAGCCAGACGCCCTCCGCAGAATGTTGAAGAAACGCAAGCGACCGAAACCGCTGTTGGGATGAGCGAGGCGCCAGCCacgtccgcgtccgcgtctGCATCAGATGCATTCTTTGCCGGTGTCGATGCCTTTCGACGCTTCTACGCCCGCGGCCCGGACTCGGAAGAGGACCTGAAAAAGCCGGGAATCCGTCTTCACCAGACACACATCTTTCAATGGCTTCTCGACTTTGACCAAAAAGTTGAAGCTGACCTGCAACAACGCATGGTCCCGTTCACCGTCCCATTCCAGGAGGCGCAGCGGGGGCGGAGATGGGCCGCTATCGGCACCAGGGGCCCCAAAACGACGGAGGACTTGGCCCGAGATGCGGCAAAAAAGGCAGAGGACCCATCGAAGCATTCATATGATACAAAGGCATTGACCGATTGTTTCATGGGCACCGTGCCGTGGGACGCGGAGACGGAAGACTACGTTGTTCTGTTCGAAGGCTTCAGGACGCCATTTGTCCTACGCAAGTCCCTAGAAGAGACCACAAGCAACGGGAAGCCGGTCTTCAATCTGATCGGAGATTGCTATGTACACGGCGCTATGGACGGTCAGTTGATGGCTTGggtcgacgagatggaggaaGAATTGCAACTTTGTCAGGTGGGGAAGGATGCGAAGGGAAGGGCATATGCCATACGAACTCCGGGAGGATTTGCCTCTTTCGAGGACTTCATTATTACTTGA
- a CDS encoding Putative RTA-like protein: MVNELDGGGPFGPVVNGTQIVFYHYRPNGEAGWAFLVLFAIGVLGHIGYMFWLRSWHFIPFILGGIGEAFGYYGRAKAHETPAVAGPFILQNLLILGSPPLFAATIYMSLGRIIIALDLRRHTMISPRLTAFFYVVVDIGCFVTQVFGAVMPASGDPDGIKMAKTLIMSGLIAQLAVITLFTLSCWHSHRCAQREASELNATRAGIQWRKYYLMTYAVASLMFVRSLVRGIEYLQGEDGFIMRHEIFLYLFDAVPMVAIMSLYLWIHPGRLVRDVSRIKAYTWPDESNIMLERR, translated from the exons ATGGTCAACGAGCTAGACGGCGGAGGCCCTTTTGGCCCCGTCGTTAACGGGACACAAATTGTCTTTTACCACTACCGGCCGAACGGAGAAGCAGGATGGGCATTCCTTGTTCTTTTTGCCATTGGTGTCTTGGGCCATATTGGGTATATGTTCTGGCTTCGGTCGTGGCATTTCATTCCTTTTATTCTCGGGGGCATCG GAGAGGCATTCGGCTATTATGGACGCGCGAAAGCACATGAAACTCCGGCCGTAGCCGGGCCGTTTATCCTTCAGAACCTGCTGATTCTTGGATCCCCGCCCCTGTTCGCCGCGACGATCTACATGAGTCTCGGTCGTATCATCATAGCCCTCGACCTCCGACGACACACTATGATAAGTCCCCGCctgacggccttcttctacgtcgtcgtcgatatCGGCTGCTTCGTGACACAAGTCTTCGGAGCCGTGATGCCCGCCTCGGGCGACCCAGATGGCATTAAGATGGCCAAAACACTCATCATGTCTGGCCTGATCGCCCAGCTTGCGGTTATAACCCTCTTCACACTCTCGTGTTGGCACTCCCATCGATGCGCTCAACGAGAAGCGAGCGAGCTCAACGCGACGCGCGCAGGCATCCAGTGGAGGAAGTACTATCTGATGACGTACGCGGTCGCCTCTTTGATGTTCGTCAGAAGTTTGGTAAGGGGTATTGAGTATCTCCAAGGCGAGGACGGGTTCATCATGAGGCACGAGATTTTCCTCTATCTCTTTGACGCCGTTCCCATGGTTGCAATCATGTCGTTGTATCTCTGGATCCATCCAGGAAGACTGGTCCGCGACGTAAGCCGTATCAAGGCGTACACATGGCCTGACGAGTCAAACATAATGCTGGAGAGGCGTTAG
- a CDS encoding Putative glutathione S-transferase, Thioredoxin-like superfamily → MSGQLVLFDIPDRNGTCWSLNPWKTRLALNYKGIKYKTEWLEYPDIEPRLAATGLEGDPSQIAPFTCPTVRFPDGTYVMNSAKIIKRIEADYPEPSLHADSEVLQQMYDLLSETFDALGPVFLPIAPRDILSKESAEYFWETRAVRFGMTLDRLEETQGGEPAWAKAKASLEKTAALLDKTEGPFFLGDKFSYIDCVYVGFLFFAKRFGEDNYQRIIRHSESFDKLYKACEKWLQRKD, encoded by the exons ATGTCTGGCCAATTGGTTCTATTTGACATCCCAGACCGCAACGGCACCTGTTGGTCCCTGAACCCTTGGAAGA CCCGACTGGCACTCAACTACAAGGGCATCAAGTACAAAACCGAATGGCTCGAGTACCCAGACATTGAGCCCCGGTTGGCGGCTACTGGCCTGGAGGGTGATCCCAGCCAGATCGCCCCGTTCACGTGTCCCACTGTCCGATTTCCCGACGGGACGTACGTCATGAACAGCGCCAAGATCATCAAGCGCATCGAGGCCGACTATCCTGAGCCGTCTCTCCACGCGGACTCGGAGGTTCTCCAGCAGATGTACGACTTGCTTAGCGAGACCTTTGATGCCTTGGGTCCCGTGTTCTTGCCCATCGCGCCTCGAGACATCCTTAGCAAGGAAAGCGCGGAGTATTTTTGGGAGACTCGGGCGGTTCGGTTCGGTATGACTTTGGATAGGTTGGAGGAGACGCAGGGTGGTGAGCCCGCGtgggccaaggccaaggcgtCGTTGGAGAAAACAGCGGCTCTGTTGGACAAGACTGAAGGGCCCTTTTTCCTCGGAGACAAAT TCTCCTACATCGACTGCGTCTACGTCGGATTCCTGTTTTTCGCCAAGAGGTTCGGCGAGGACAACTATCAGCGCATCATTCGGCACTCGGAGTCGTTCGATAAGCTTTACAAAGCTTGCGAGAAATGGTTGCAGCGAAAGGATTAA